One window of Deltaproteobacteria bacterium genomic DNA carries:
- a CDS encoding co-chaperone GroES codes for MLKPLKDRLLVSYLDQEEKTAGGIIIPESAKERPQKGKVEAIGKEVEEVKVGDMIMFKTYAPDNIKIDGTEYGIVKLEDVMGIVE; via the coding sequence ATGCTAAAGCCATTGAAAGATCGCCTTTTGGTCAGCTACCTGGATCAGGAAGAAAAGACCGCCGGAGGGATTATTATTCCGGAATCGGCCAAAGAGCGGCCCCAGAAGGGGAAGGTCGAGGCCATCGGCAAAGAGGTGGAAGAGGTCAAGGTTGGGGATATGATCATGTTCAAGACCTATGCCCCGGACAATATCAAGATCGATGGGACGGAGTACGGGATTGTCAAACTGGAAGATGTGATGGGTATTGTTGAATAA
- a CDS encoding ATP-dependent Clp protease ATP-binding subunit, producing the protein MQLKSNLKLKYCPMLDSFIKIREFSQEEIDIFSNHTDIRDKRSYQDLVIRETIPDFNEKILKLIHNDGEIGFDMEGAIDELYRMCIKVNPALNIYNISIPVQEGGTPQLHLQPGRKRDVRNRIQEIRGLEETLKRRIIGQDEAIRRIVQSIQSAKIGIKDPHRPVGCFIFAGQTGVGKTELAKAVAECLVGSEKEMIRVDCSEFSQPHEYAKLIGAPPGYVGYEDGGSLTTPLLKNPENVVLFDEIEKANSKLHNLLLQIMDEGDLTDNKGRKIPFHDAVVILTTNVGVEGLDAMKNAVGFTKEEQPGRKIVERETLKALEKTFRPEFLNRIDEIICFRPLGTESIRKIVRLLLSRLKKNLSQMKISIRFTQGVIDFISREGMDPRYGARPLQRAIKQYIEVPLTERILHAKEEFPMKVVARISGRRIVFVADRTLPANRGNHRIQTLYQETG; encoded by the coding sequence ATGCAACTCAAGTCGAATCTGAAACTCAAATATTGTCCCATGCTGGACAGTTTTATCAAGATCCGTGAGTTTTCCCAGGAGGAAATCGACATCTTTTCCAACCATACAGACATCCGGGATAAGCGATCTTATCAGGACCTGGTCATCCGGGAGACCATACCGGATTTCAATGAAAAAATCCTGAAACTGATCCACAACGACGGAGAGATCGGCTTCGACATGGAAGGAGCAATTGATGAACTCTACCGGATGTGCATCAAGGTCAACCCCGCCCTGAATATCTATAATATCAGCATTCCCGTACAGGAAGGGGGGACCCCTCAGCTCCACCTGCAGCCGGGAAGGAAGCGGGACGTAAGAAACCGGATCCAGGAGATTCGGGGGTTGGAAGAAACGTTAAAACGGCGAATCATCGGACAGGATGAAGCCATTCGTCGAATCGTTCAATCCATTCAGAGTGCGAAGATCGGAATCAAGGACCCCCACCGGCCTGTCGGCTGTTTTATCTTCGCCGGACAGACGGGGGTAGGTAAGACCGAACTGGCCAAGGCCGTCGCGGAGTGTCTCGTGGGGAGCGAAAAGGAGATGATTCGCGTCGACTGCTCCGAGTTCTCGCAACCCCATGAATACGCGAAGTTGATCGGGGCACCTCCGGGGTACGTCGGGTATGAAGATGGAGGCAGCCTGACCACACCACTCCTGAAGAATCCCGAAAACGTCGTCCTCTTCGATGAAATTGAGAAGGCCAACAGCAAGCTTCACAACCTGCTGCTCCAGATCATGGACGAAGGGGACCTCACCGACAACAAAGGAAGGAAGATCCCTTTTCATGATGCCGTGGTAATTCTGACGACGAATGTCGGTGTCGAAGGGTTGGACGCGATGAAAAACGCCGTCGGTTTTACAAAGGAAGAACAGCCCGGACGGAAGATCGTCGAACGGGAAACCCTGAAGGCACTGGAGAAGACCTTCCGGCCGGAATTTCTCAACCGCATCGATGAAATCATCTGTTTTCGTCCACTCGGGACCGAAAGTATCCGCAAGATCGTCAGGCTCTTGTTGTCCCGTCTGAAGAAAAATCTTTCGCAAATGAAAATTTCCATCCGTTTCACACAGGGAGTCATCGACTTCATCAGCCGGGAAGGGATGGATCCGCGCTACGGTGCCCGTCCGTTACAGCGGGCAATCAAACAATATATTGAAGTCCCCCTGACGGAACGGATCCTCCATGCAAAAGAGGAATTCCCCATGAAGGTCGTAGCAAGGATTTCAGGCCGCCGGATTGTTTTTGTGGCGGATCGAACTCTCCCGGCAAACCGTGGGAACCATCGGATTCAGACCCTCTACCAGGAGACGGGATGA
- a CDS encoding MinD/ParA family protein produces the protein MKTKSLGRGMEEISHIFLSSEPATVSRKKSQETRKIEKPAADNSLRMTPSIGITGSTDRWIGTFALVNISIELARQGYRVLVIDEDPGPLNVMRSMGLIDVENPGEMILHNAPMGVRIAYRTPFLNDLALYSRLTRDEKNFSWPERYRRFDFILSHLPQRNYEDFGPFLRRTSLCIAIGSTEPEGMLQTYAAIKGLNQAARQMNFGLIVYDSVGVIPPEEAFIKMARNVRRFLHKDLISYSFIRDDAEIAESMETGMPLSLQSPSSEVRRQLFSIAGLIIDDYDKKTS, from the coding sequence ATGAAAACGAAGAGCTTGGGACGGGGAATGGAAGAGATTTCCCATATCTTTCTCTCTTCGGAACCGGCGACAGTTTCACGTAAAAAATCACAGGAAACCCGAAAGATCGAAAAGCCGGCCGCTGACAATTCCCTCCGAATGACCCCGTCGATCGGAATCACCGGAAGCACCGATCGATGGATCGGGACCTTTGCCCTCGTCAACATTTCCATTGAACTCGCCCGGCAGGGATACCGGGTCCTGGTGATCGACGAGGACCCCGGCCCCCTCAATGTAATGCGCTCCATGGGATTGATCGATGTAGAAAACCCCGGCGAAATGATTCTGCACAATGCCCCCATGGGAGTACGCATCGCCTACCGAACCCCTTTCCTCAACGACCTGGCGCTCTATAGTCGGCTTACCCGGGACGAAAAGAACTTTTCCTGGCCGGAACGTTACCGGCGGTTTGATTTTATCCTGTCCCATCTCCCGCAACGAAATTACGAAGATTTCGGTCCTTTCCTGCGCCGGACCTCTCTTTGTATCGCGATCGGTTCCACGGAACCCGAGGGAATGCTTCAAACCTATGCCGCAATTAAGGGCCTGAACCAGGCGGCACGGCAGATGAACTTTGGCCTCATCGTCTATGACTCGGTCGGCGTCATTCCCCCCGAAGAGGCATTTATAAAGATGGCCCGGAATGTTCGCAGGTTTCTTCACAAGGATCTCATAAGCTATTCCTTTATCCGGGACGACGCGGAAATTGCGGAATCGATGGAAACCGGTATGCCTCTCTCCCTGCAATCTCCGTCCTCCGAAGTGCGCCGTCAGTTATTCAGCATTGCCGGACTGATCATCGACGACTATGACAAGAAAACATCATGA
- a CDS encoding prepilin-type N-terminal cleavage/methylation domain-containing protein — protein MNFPFLASIKSFRRRSRKGPTTTAGFSLIEIVIVIAVLSILAGMMVPMSVHLIDQRNVESTKKEMSEIKDGLLHYYEDVSPSAFPANLADLVTAPFGITGWNGPYFSGSASEVQTDAWGNNYTYRESGNYAIVISGGNDKSVDSGSYDNFPPSDSPADNSDLVVNVNGNLIADKLNEEKIEETKEILKLVAGDIYNTNPTTAPTSYTPSLSDAWGNTIQYNRISNYSVKIYSYGLDGVDDSGSSDDIYYSLIWTP, from the coding sequence ATGAACTTTCCTTTCCTTGCATCAATAAAGAGTTTCCGCCGCCGGAGCAGGAAAGGTCCGACGACAACAGCCGGATTTTCCCTGATCGAAATCGTCATCGTCATCGCCGTCCTCTCGATTCTTGCAGGAATGATGGTCCCGATGTCGGTCCATCTTATCGACCAGAGAAATGTGGAATCCACAAAAAAGGAAATGAGCGAGATCAAGGACGGGTTGCTGCACTACTATGAAGATGTCTCTCCGAGTGCCTTTCCGGCGAATCTGGCAGACCTGGTCACCGCCCCCTTCGGGATCACCGGATGGAATGGCCCCTATTTCTCGGGATCCGCCTCCGAGGTACAGACCGACGCATGGGGGAACAACTACACCTACCGGGAATCCGGGAACTACGCCATCGTCATCAGCGGGGGGAATGACAAGAGTGTCGACTCCGGCTCCTACGACAATTTCCCTCCTTCCGACAGTCCGGCCGACAATTCCGACCTCGTCGTCAACGTGAACGGCAATCTCATCGCCGACAAGCTCAATGAGGAAAAGATCGAGGAGACGAAAGAGATCCTGAAGCTGGTCGCGGGAGATATCTACAACACGAACCCCACGACGGCGCCGACATCCTACACCCCAAGCCTTTCCGATGCCTGGGGAAACACCATTCAGTACAACCGGATCAGCAACTACTCCGTCAAGATTTACAGCTACGGGCTTGACGGCGTGGACGATTCCGGAAGCAGCGACGACATCTACTACTCCCTGATCTGGACTCCCTGA
- the groL gene encoding chaperonin GroEL (60 kDa chaperone family; promotes refolding of misfolded polypeptides especially under stressful conditions; forms two stacked rings of heptamers to form a barrel-shaped 14mer; ends can be capped by GroES; misfolded proteins enter the barrel where they are refolded when GroES binds): MAKMIQYSEDVRKSILCGVNKLADVVKVTLGPLGRNVVIDKGFGAPVSTKDGVTVAKEVELEDKFENMGAQVVKEVASKTSDVAGDGTTTATVLSQAIFREGARNVTAGANPMELKRGIEQAVSVVVEELKKLSKPTRDKKEIAQVGTISANNDVTIGEIIAEAMEKVGKEGVITVEEAKGMETTLEAVEGMQFDRGYLSPYFVTDAERMESVLSDPYILIHDKKISNMKDILPLLEQIAKMGKPLVIIAEDVDGEALATLVVNKLRGTLNIAAVKAPGFGDRRKAMLEDIAVLTGGRVISEEVGISLDSAKIEDMGEAKTVKIDKDNTTLVDGAGKAEDIQNRVKQIRAQIDQSTSDYDREKLQERLAKLVGGVAVINVGAATETEMKEKKARVEDALNATRAAVEEGIVPGGGVAVIRAIAALDKLKLDGDLQVGVNIIKRALEEPIRQIANNAGVEGSVVVEQVKKEKGNIGYDAGTGKYVDMIEAGIIDPTKVARTALQNAASIASLLITTEAMITDKPEEKSDMPAGMPGGMGGMGGMGGMGGMM; encoded by the coding sequence ATGGCGAAAATGATACAGTATAGTGAGGATGTTCGAAAGTCGATCTTGTGCGGGGTTAACAAGTTGGCCGATGTTGTGAAGGTGACTCTCGGACCGCTGGGTCGTAATGTCGTGATCGACAAGGGGTTCGGTGCACCCGTCTCTACCAAAGATGGGGTGACCGTTGCCAAGGAAGTCGAGCTGGAGGATAAATTCGAAAACATGGGGGCCCAGGTGGTCAAGGAAGTTGCAAGCAAGACTTCAGACGTCGCCGGTGACGGCACAACAACGGCCACTGTGCTTTCGCAGGCCATCTTCCGGGAAGGTGCCCGGAATGTCACCGCCGGAGCCAATCCGATGGAACTGAAGCGGGGGATTGAGCAGGCCGTTAGTGTTGTTGTTGAGGAACTCAAGAAACTGAGCAAGCCGACACGGGATAAAAAAGAGATTGCCCAGGTCGGGACCATTTCAGCGAACAACGATGTAACCATTGGCGAGATTATTGCCGAGGCGATGGAAAAGGTCGGGAAGGAAGGGGTGATCACCGTGGAAGAGGCCAAGGGGATGGAGACCACCCTGGAGGCCGTGGAGGGGATGCAGTTTGATCGTGGTTACCTTTCTCCCTACTTTGTGACCGATGCTGAGCGGATGGAGTCTGTTCTGAGCGATCCGTATATCCTGATCCATGACAAGAAGATCAGTAACATGAAGGATATCCTGCCTCTGCTGGAACAGATCGCCAAAATGGGCAAGCCCCTTGTCATCATTGCTGAAGATGTGGACGGTGAGGCTCTGGCGACACTCGTTGTTAACAAGCTGCGTGGAACCCTGAACATTGCCGCCGTCAAGGCGCCCGGTTTCGGAGATCGCAGAAAGGCGATGCTGGAAGATATCGCCGTACTGACCGGAGGCCGGGTCATCTCCGAAGAGGTGGGAATTTCCCTTGATTCCGCCAAGATTGAAGACATGGGAGAGGCCAAGACCGTCAAGATTGACAAGGACAACACGACGCTTGTTGATGGTGCTGGCAAGGCGGAGGACATTCAGAACCGGGTCAAGCAGATCCGTGCCCAGATTGATCAGTCCACGTCGGACTACGACCGGGAGAAACTGCAGGAACGTCTCGCCAAGCTGGTCGGCGGCGTGGCGGTGATTAATGTCGGAGCCGCGACGGAAACGGAGATGAAGGAGAAGAAGGCCCGCGTTGAGGATGCGCTGAATGCCACCCGTGCGGCGGTCGAAGAAGGGATCGTCCCCGGAGGAGGCGTTGCTGTGATTCGAGCAATTGCCGCCCTGGACAAGCTGAAACTTGATGGAGATCTTCAGGTCGGGGTCAACATCATTAAGCGGGCCCTCGAAGAGCCGATCCGGCAAATCGCCAACAATGCCGGGGTGGAAGGTTCCGTGGTTGTGGAGCAGGTGAAGAAGGAAAAAGGCAATATCGGCTACGATGCCGGCACGGGAAAATATGTTGATATGATCGAAGCCGGGATCATCGATCCGACCAAGGTGGCCCGAACGGCATTACAGAATGCCGCAAGCATTGCCTCTCTCCTGATTACAACGGAGGCCATGATTACGGACAAGCCGGAAGAAAAATCGGATATGCCGGCCGGAATGCCGGGCGGCATGGGTGGCATGGGCGGTATGGGTGGCATGGGCGGTATGATGTAA
- a CDS encoding AAA family ATPase, producing MKTFAIVNQKGGCGKTTTSINLAAGLADRGKKVLLVDMDPQSHASLGLNITVGELDLGLYDVLLAVGEEDGPRLDDIVAPVVKNLDLVPSNIILSAFEQKMAGTAGRETRLLEAINAMEGEYDYLLIDCPPSVGLLSFNALMAVHHVIIPIEPSFFSLHGLGKQIESIRIFTEKLNHFIEIHTLVTMFDRRTRLSREVLEEVQKHFGKQLFQTVIHNNIRLKEAAGYGSPICKFDRHCTGFHDFQALAEEVSLLKAVEVQVQPVETLGPRPVRNGILFSLDAPNVKSLKLVGDFNNWTPDKNSELEKGEAGRWEKTLSLPPGRYHYKFIADGEWREDSGNPNYIINDFGGIDSVVEVKPIEFPELMQQDRSLGMEADQQEAS from the coding sequence ATGAAAACCTTTGCCATTGTAAATCAAAAAGGAGGCTGCGGAAAGACAACAACATCCATCAACCTTGCCGCCGGCCTGGCGGATCGGGGAAAGAAAGTCCTGCTCGTCGACATGGACCCTCAATCCCACGCCTCCCTGGGACTCAACATCACGGTCGGCGAACTTGATCTGGGATTATATGATGTTCTCCTCGCCGTCGGGGAAGAGGACGGCCCACGGCTGGATGATATCGTTGCTCCAGTCGTCAAGAACCTTGACCTGGTTCCTTCGAACATTATTCTTTCCGCTTTTGAGCAGAAAATGGCCGGTACTGCAGGCCGCGAGACCCGACTGCTTGAGGCCATCAATGCCATGGAAGGAGAGTATGACTATCTCCTCATCGATTGTCCTCCATCCGTGGGGCTTCTCTCTTTCAACGCTCTCATGGCCGTTCATCACGTCATTATCCCCATTGAGCCAAGCTTCTTTTCACTTCACGGACTCGGCAAACAGATTGAATCAATTCGGATATTCACGGAAAAACTGAATCACTTCATTGAGATCCATACGCTCGTCACAATGTTCGATCGGCGGACCCGACTTTCCCGTGAAGTCCTGGAAGAGGTGCAAAAGCACTTCGGCAAACAGCTTTTTCAGACCGTTATCCATAACAACATCCGCCTCAAAGAGGCAGCCGGCTACGGCTCCCCCATCTGTAAATTTGATCGCCACTGTACCGGATTCCATGATTTTCAGGCCCTTGCCGAAGAAGTGTCTCTGCTCAAGGCCGTTGAGGTTCAGGTACAACCGGTGGAAACACTGGGGCCCCGGCCGGTACGCAACGGGATTCTCTTTTCCCTGGATGCACCGAACGTAAAATCCCTGAAGTTAGTGGGGGACTTCAACAACTGGACACCGGACAAAAATTCGGAACTGGAAAAGGGAGAGGCCGGAAGGTGGGAAAAAACTCTGTCCCTGCCGCCCGGGAGATACCATTATAAATTTATCGCCGACGGCGAGTGGCGGGAAGATTCCGGCAATCCCAACTACATCATCAACGATTTCGGCGGGATCGATTCCGTCGTGGAGGTCAAGCCGATAGAGTTCCCCGAACTGATGCAGCAGGACCGGTCCCTGGGCATGGAAGCGGACCAGCAGGAAGCGAGTTGA
- the acpS gene encoding holo-[acyl-carrier-protein] synthase has translation MKGIVGIGIDLVEVDRMEKAMTRYPERFRVRVFTEQEVRYCESRKNRFEHYAARFAAKEAAMKALGMGWGRGVSFPEIEVCRTGAGKPELILHGKTREQAEKIGVFHAYLSLSHIRKYAVAQVILTA, from the coding sequence ATGAAAGGAATTGTCGGAATCGGGATCGATCTGGTGGAGGTCGACCGGATGGAAAAGGCGATGACCCGCTATCCGGAGCGATTCCGTGTACGGGTTTTTACGGAGCAGGAGGTACGGTACTGTGAATCAAGAAAGAACCGGTTTGAACATTATGCCGCCCGTTTTGCCGCCAAGGAGGCGGCCATGAAAGCCCTCGGGATGGGATGGGGAAGGGGGGTGAGCTTCCCCGAGATTGAGGTGTGCCGTACCGGGGCGGGAAAGCCGGAGCTGATCCTTCATGGAAAGACTCGGGAGCAGGCTGAAAAGATCGGGGTCTTTCATGCCTACCTCTCCCTTTCCCACATCCGCAAGTATGCGGTGGCCCAGGTGATTCTGACGGCTTGA